A single genomic interval of Helianthus annuus cultivar XRQ/B chromosome 13, HanXRQr2.0-SUNRISE, whole genome shotgun sequence harbors:
- the LOC110899529 gene encoding uncharacterized protein LOC110899529 encodes MDVIVAICKVLPDVIGMIVPIWVAVVFGVLVGWLWRPKWARSAIKNLAIPTKSSFVSVSGFGFPKVASSEPSTILFSDTSSSSKLDGEMKNFVGEEDLKHISKLVNETDGGPAWIGMMDKSTSNMSYQAWRRDPETGPPQYRSRTVYEDMSPEMMRDFFWDDEFRLKWDDMLLEAETIEECPNDGTMVVKWVRKFPFFCSDREYIIGRRIWESGKAYYCVTKGVQYPSVPRRTKPRRVDLYYSSWFIRAVESRKGDGQMSACEVLLFHHEDMGIPWEIAKLGVRQGMWGAVKNIDRGLRRYQKHMTSGAPLSHCAYMAHINSKICTDRLKQLENTSNDSQEIVTCEQTVNDEKPSGKNIPKLLVVGGAIALACTIDRGLLSKAVILGVARRFAKVGRRL; translated from the exons ATGGATGTAATTGTGGCTATTTGTAAGGTGTTGCCGGATGTTATTGGGATGATTGTGCCCATTTGGGTTGCGGTTGTTTTTGGGGTTTTGGTTGGGTGGTTGTGGCGGCCCAAATGGGCTCGTTCTGCTATTAAGAATTTAGCAATTCCTACAAAGAGTAGTTTTGTTTCGGTTTCTGGTTTTGGGTTCCCGAAAGTTGCGTCATCTGAGCCGTCTACAATCTTGTTTTCTGATACCAG TTCGTCGTCGAAATTGGATGGTGAGATGAAGAATTTTGTGGGAGAAGAAGATTTGAAGCATATATCTAAACTTGTTAATGAGACAGATGGAGGTCCTGCTTGGATTGGGATGATGGATAAATCAACTTCAAATATGAGCTATCAAGCTTGGAGGAGAGACCCTGAG ACTGGACCTCCACAATACCGATCGCGAACGGTATATGAAGATATGTCGCCTGAAATGATGAGGGATTTCTTTTGGGACGACGAGTTTCGGTTGAAATGGGATGACATGTTGTTAGAAGCCGAGACCATAGAAGAGTGCCCGAACGATGGAACAATGGTGGTTAAGTGGGTTCGTAAG TTCCCGTTTTTTTGTAGTGATAGGGAGTACATAATCGGTCGTAGAATTTGGGAGTCCGGAAAAGCATACTACTGTGTTACAAAG GGCGTGCAGTATCCATCTGTACCACGTCGGACTAAACCAAGACGTGTCGACTTGTACTATTCAAGTTGGTTCATTCGTGCAG TTGAATCAAGAAAAGGAGATGGACAAATGAGTGCATGTGAAGTGTTACTATTTCATCACGAAGACATGGGAATCCCATGGGAAATCGCAAAACTTGGCGTTCGTCAAGGAATGTGGGGGGCTGTGAAAAATATTGACCGTGGTCTTCGTAGATACCAAAAACACATGACATCAGGCGCGCCTCTATCTCATTGTGCTTACATGGCGCATATCAACTCAAAAATCTGCACGGATCGGTTAAAACAACTAGAGAACACATCAAATGATTCACAAGAAATCGTAACTTGTGAACAGACGGTGAATGATGAGAAGCCTTCGGGGAAGAACATTCCAAAGCTTTTGGTTGTCGGTGGTGCTATTGCGCTTGCGTGCACAATTGATAGGGGGCTGTTGTCGAAAGCGGTGATACTTGGAGTTGCAAGAAGATTTGCAAAAGTGGGAAGGAGGTTGTGA
- the LOC110901844 gene encoding uncharacterized protein LOC110901844, with protein MSARTTRECLYRFCQNVVKLYSKKYLRKPNSYDVQQLYQAHEARHGFPGMLGSIDCMHWAWHNCPTAWHGQYTRGDHGHPTVILEAVASQDLWIWHSFFGLPGSLNDLNVSGDEYRRGYYLADGIYLSWSTIVKTIPYPEGEKRKKFAKRQEAARKDIERAFGVLQKKWAVLQQPARAFTPKRLRLCMYACILLHNMIIEDEGRTICEYDENASYGNTVPVDPAQQDLNSFSLTNDFTHANLQQDLVEHIWNNVNIGDGDGDEDEDE; from the exons ATGTCGGCAAGAACTACGCGGGAATGCTTATATCGGTTTTGCCAGAATGTGGTGAAACTGTATAGCAAAAAATATTTGCGTAAACCAAACTCGTATGATGTTCAGCAGTTGTACCAAGCTCATGAAGCACGGCACGGGTTTCCGGGAATGCTTGGTAGTATTGATTGTATGCATTGGGCGTGGCATAACTGCCCGACTGCGTGGCACGGCCAATATACGCGAGGTGATCACGGCCATCCAACCGTGATACTTGAAGCCGTGGCATCACAAGATTTGTGGATATGGCATTCTTTCTTTGGTCTCCCTGGTTCACTCAACGACCTCAACGT TTCTGGGGATGAGTATAGACGTGGGTATTATCTTGCTGACGGGATATATCTGTCTTGGTCTACAATTGTAAAGACTATTCCATATCCCGAGGGcgaaaaaaggaaaaaattcgCCAAGCGTCAAGAAGCTGCAAGAAAAGACATCGAACGTGCTTTTGGTGTCTTACAAAAAAAATGGGCCGTCCTTCAACAACCGGCACGTGCGTTCACACCGAAGAGGTTGCGGCTTTGTATGTACGCTTGCATTTTGCTCCATAACATGATTATTGAAGACGAAGGTCGGACGATTTGTGAGTATGATGAGAATGCATCTTACGGGAATACTGTCCCGGTAGATCCGGCACaacaggatttaaactcgttcTCGCTAACCAACGACTTCACGCATGCAAACCTTCAACAGGATTTGGTAGAACATATTTGGAACAACGTTAACATCGGGGACGGTGACGGAGACGAAGACGAAGacgagtag